A region of the Drosophila ananassae strain 14024-0371.13 chromosome XL, ASM1763931v2, whole genome shotgun sequence genome:
TATATCTAAAACATGTATAGATATGCtatttttgagatatttttgcatttacatttttttacatttttttcaatttcgtGCGCAACCAGGTTCTGGTTCGGTCTCGATCGGGcgtgtgtttgtttgtttttgttttgtttttgagtAGTGGTGGGAGGGCATCGATAACACCGTCATCGATGTCGATTAGCTGCTATCAGTGCTGGCGATTGTTTAACGATATCTTTCTCTATAACCGTTTCATTAGAGATGATCGTTAGCGGTTATGGCGGTTTTcatctttttatttaaaaaacaaggcGATTTGAGCTAAATTTAagggtttttgttgtttaatttAGTTTTGTTAGTTATGTAGTTATATTTTCTCACTTATTTCCTTTGGTTTatctttaaactttaacatttaataacaaaaatagccataattttaaattgtaaCCTTTAAAAGCCACATTTTAAAAGCCGCAACCTTTTGCATTAAAGTCGTATTCGTTTCATTTGTATCTTTATTTTTCTGCAATCTCAAAGGAAAAAGTAGCACGCAGATAAATTagatttcgttttttttttcccccagtTACTTACTTCACTTGCAGTACATCCGGATCCGGAAGGTACTTTTTCCCATATCCTGTGCCattgccgttgctgttgccaTTGCTGTATCCTTTGACCGTATCCTTTGACTTTGGCCTTGCATTTTCAGTGTCAAGTGCCAGGGACATGGATAAAATCCCATTTTCTACCCTTGAACTTGAAATCGCTCCGGGGCTTAAGGTATATTCTATTTCACTTTAATACCCATTTCATGAAtttcaaacaaaatttaaaggGATTTTAATAAATTCTTAAATTTCTAACAGGGATATTTTCTTAAAGGGATATTTTTACGGGAATAATATCCCAAGTACTGGGTATCATTTGGTGAGTAATTTTGAAAAGTTTCAGTTAGTTTTGTGGCCAATGAGGGGAAAATATGTTTGCTTTTTCGCAAAGTAAATGAGATAAACAGGTCCTGGGAAACTGTATTTCAAAGAAACTTTGATAAGGACAAAGTATTAATTGAATGTAAAGGACATTTTGCAAATCATGGCATGCTTTTAGGCGGTGAGCCAGGGGATATAGGTCATAAGTGTGTAACTATTGATcgggaaatggaaaaaatggttagttttagaaaatttaatatttttaggaTAGAATTTAtgtattaataataaaatatagagaagtttgcttatttttaagtacttcttttataaaaattaataaataatgtgTTCTTTTTGATCAGGAAGAGGAATTTTTGCTTTTAAAGAAACTATTAATAGGGAATGTTTGGCTAATAACACAAAAAAGAAGCCTACTTATAGGCTTTGAagcttaatttaaaaaaatatatgcttTTTAACCAAATTCTAGaacaatatatattaaaaaactaattttaaaaatgaaaactaataaaaataattaatttatgtgTTATTTTTAATCAAGAAgtggaatatatttttttatagaaattattaatacgaaatattagttaaaaatttaaaaaatcaacaaaagcAAGCTATTTCCATGTATTTCCGactaaaaacacaaaaagaagCCTACTTTTAGGCGTTGGAAGCCtaattttccaaaataaatgCTTTAAACTAAATTCTGAAATAAAATAGAGATTAAAACttatttgttttatgttttctgatttgaaaaatgttaaaaaaatgtacaatttccataatttgtttaaaaaatacttgttaatatatttatagaagTTTCTaactcatttatttattaaaaaaaaaatacaaaaattatatttttgtgcCATTTTGATACAAGTTTCCAACCCACTGGCAACAAAGTACATGAAACAAGAACCCATAAACCCACTCTAATCCTTGAACTTTCCCAGGATTATCTCCTTGTACAGGGGCACACAGTTCATCCGGACATTGAGGCGGGCACAGAGCAGGAAGATGCCGGAGAGCTTGCGGTGAATGGAGTAGATCTCCTCGGGCGGCGGACACAGCCGATGGGCCACCATCGTCGGCACCAGAGCCGCCAATCTCTCCGTGGTGTTCTGCTTCCCAAAATCGAAATCCCCATCGTAGCGGAAGATCTCCCCCAGAATCATCACCGCATCCACGTGGGCCTGCTCCATCTGTTTCGTTTCGTAGCCGGTTAGGAAGCCCATCTGGCGGGACATCTCGAGGACACCCTGCCGATTGTTCTCCGAGGCGCTGATGATCACCTGCCGGTAGTTGCGGATGAACTCGTGGCGATAGAACCGCGTCGATCCAAAGTCGATGAGCATCAGCCGCTTGCTGGGGGCGTCGTACAGGAAGTTCGACCAGTTCGGATCCGTTTGCATGCACTCGATCTCGAAGAGCTCTCGGAGGCACAGCTTCAGGACAGAGACGGCGATGTGCTGGCGGTGCTCGTAGCTGGAAGGGATTACAGGACATTACTAGCCATCTATCTGGAGGAGAAGGACAAGGACTCACCTCAAATCGAAGCACTTGTCTAGGGGCACTCCCGGCACATACTCGGTGGTGAGGACACTCGACGTGGTCAGCTCCCGGATGACGCGCGGGACATAGTACTCCGGATAGGGGGCTATCATCTGGCGGAACTTTTCGGTGTACTCCGCCTCCCGGGCATAATCCACCTCCCATTGCAGCTCCCGCTTCGCCACCCGGACCACATTATCGATGAAGAAGCCCTGCGGGAAGACATCCCACACCTTGAGCATCCCCACCAGATTATCGATATCGCTCTCGATGCTCTGGGCCACGCCCGGATACTGAATCTTAATGGCCACCTCCATGCCGTCCAGCAGCGTCGCCCGATGCACCTGACCGATGGAGGCGGCGGCGAACGGCTTTTCCTCGAACTTCTGGAGCTTCCCACGCCAATCGGCACCCAGTTGGGTGTTCATCACGCGCTCCACCTGCCAGTCGGGCATGTAGTCCGCCGCCTGGCGCACCCGCTCGAACGCCTTGGCCAGCTGCGGCGACACCACACTCGAGTCCTGGATGCTCAGGATCTGTCCGATCTTCAGAGCCGCTCCTCGCACCTTGCACAAGGTGTCCACAATCCGTTCCGCATTCGCCGGGCTGAGGAAGGCCTCCCGCATATTGGTGGAACCGCCCAGACCCAGGGCTCCTTTGGTCAGTTCATTGAGCGTTCCAATTCCCAGTCCAGCGAAGAGACCTCCGAACGAGGCCATCCTGCCCAGACGCGAGGAGGGCACCTTGCGTTGCTTGGCCACTTGGCTGAGTTCCTGGACGGTGTCGTCGGACTTGGTGGCCGGCTTCCCATCTGGCTGGGCGCCCGCCACAAACCGCATCACATTGTCCACGTACTGGGTGTCCTTGGTGATGATGCCAGGATCGCCAGGACCGCCTTTTTTCGGCTTCTGATCCGGCTGCTGGTCCGCCTTCTCCCGCTCCCTGTCCATGTCGGGCTGGTTCTGCTGACTGGTCTTGGTGGCCGCCGTCCTCAAACTAACACTACGATTTTTGTTGCGCTTGGAGAGTATCTCCTCGAATTCCTGCAGCGTTATGGACGATATGTCCAGGTTGGCGGCATCCAAATCAGGGCGAACCACCTTCGGAGACGACGATGATCTCTGGACTGGATCTCTAtaagcagcaggagcaggtgTCGTTGGTGATTCAgtgatttttgttgaaaattcCTTTTGGGTCGAACGGATCTGGGTCTCGAGGAGGGAACAGATGCCTTTGGCCACCACGTAGCCCCGTTCTCCGGTCTCCTGGAGGGCTTGTTGTAACTTTTTTAGCTCCTCGGTGGGCTGCTGGCCAGATCGCTTCAATGATTCACTCGTTTCGATGACGTTTGAGGCTATGAGCTCGCGCACGCTCGAGTTGCTCCATAGGTGACGGCCCTGGTTGAGGTGTTCCCGCCCACACGCCTCTGCCACCAAGCGCAGGCCGCGCAGCACTGCGGCCACATCTTGCGCCGATCGCGACATTGCGTGGGTAGACCAGTTCTCCTGGATCGGTGGTGCTCCGGCGGAGTGTGGGGAATGCGAGGAGTAGCTGATGGATGCGTCGGTTACGTCAATTACGTAAAAGACACAAAAAGAAGAGACAACAAATTCaagagaaaaaaaacgaaaacccGCAATGTTGTTCCGGCAAAAACAGCTTTTCGCCAATCAGCTGTTCGGGCAGTCATATGGGAGAAGAAATTGGCAGCACTGGTGGCCCAGGGGCGTATTCAGGGGGTTAAGGGGTTTAAAATAgtcttaaataattaaaattaataattactaATCTACGTAAAATAAGAAGGCTTTTCAAAAGAcatgtttataaaaaattatatattttttttatttttttattaaaaaattggtTATTGCTCAATATTAaggcttttttttataatttgttaATTATTAGTATCATCTTTTAGtttatgtaaattttttataaagaaaatcaaaaatcttAAGGGAAAATATTACTAAAAGGCGCCAATTTAaggttttttcaaaatattgagtttaaaaaaaaaaaaactattaaattaacaaataaacttgcttaaaaatatattatataatttattcagtatttatttgtatttaaatacaattttttcatatatattatttaaaaaaaaacaaataaaattgaattagaTTAGgattaaatttaagttaagttgaattaaaatattaattttaataaaaactataaaaaatatatcataaaatttaagtaattgaattatttaattaccaaactaattaacaaaaattgtgaaattcgtagaaaccaaaaaaaaggcaCCTTCTCGAaagaacaatttttaaaaaaaaaatcttaaaattaaGCCTCTGAGGAAACACAGTGAAGCCTGCTTAAGGTGACTGACCGATCGCGAAGCTGCACAATTTATTCAAACTGAGCTCGGGTCATACAAAAATCAATCAATTTCtaatccaaatccaaaaaaacacacaattaTTTACAATTTGCGACTAACTACGCCTAATGAGCTAtcggaaaataaagaaagaattGCACTATTTCCTGGGCAGGCGTCCGGCCCGCTCCTGTTTTGGATCCGCCAGCTCCCAGGCCGGTCGGTAGCTACCGGTAGTGGTGCTTGGCTGGCTGGTGGTGGCGGGAATGGAATTACAAACGCCGGAACAGCCGCAGGAGTCCGCCGCAGTCGTTCGCCGGAGATGCGGATTGGGAACTGTGTTGGAGCGATTGCCGATGGAGGTGTAGCCCCGATCGTACAGACTGCAGTAGGGCACCGAGTTGATGTGGATGTAGTGCCAGACGTCGTGGTAGGTCCATTCCAGGAGGGGATTCAATCGCATCATCGGCGGCCAGTCGCTATCCGTGGGCTGGGCACAAAACAGAAAGAGATGGTTAGTTTCTGGGACAAAAGTTCAGGAGACTCGCAAGGATGTACCTGCATGGGGGCCAGGTTCTGGCAGTAGGGATCCGTGTTCCGGCTGCCCACAAACACAGCCTTGATCTTGGGCATGTCCTCCTGCATGTGGGTGAGCGCCTCCTTCAGCGACCCGTCATACTCGACCAGGCGGACCCTGTAGTTCCGAATGCAACTGGCCACAAAGTCATCGATCTCCGGGAAGGAATCCCCGGACTTGATATACAGCATTGGTATCTCCTGACTGGATATGCACTCCTGGCGCAGATAACTCATGAGGAGATCCAGAAGGACGGTGCAGTCCTTGCCGCCGTTGAAGCAGAAGATCAGCTCCTCGACGCCATAGCGATGAAGGGTTTCCGTAAAAAAGCTGAAGGCAGTGTCCTGAAGCACCTGGATGCGTCGGCGATCGGGATCTGAGATAATGGGCACTACGGGACAGTGCCCACAGCCATTTACGTCCGAGGACATGGTCCGCCCGGGCAGATGGAGGCACTTGTGGGCGATCTTGACGGGATTATCGGCAATCTGGGCTGCAATCGATGTGGCGGTTGTGGTTGCAGCGACACTTGGCATGGTGATGGTGATGGCTCTGTGGATCGGGTGTCCTCTTCTGGCTGGGGGCGCTCTCCTTGGAAGCGACGTCACCAGCTGGAAGTAAAAGGGGggtttattattataattattttttttttttattaaatatgctACAAAGTTCAAGAACTCCAAAAAGAGAGAGGTCTTAAGGGGGGAGCCACTTCAAAAGTCTggttaaaaattataactaGTCATGTTTTAGATAActaatcaataaaaaaaaactatcatGTAGGAAgattaaaaaaagtttaattaaaaataatatattaaaatattctcACTTTATTTGAAAACTTCTTATTGTGCCTCCCCCCTAACTTTCACTCAAAAAAACTAACGGAATATTGCGTTTGGCacgtgtgagtgtgtgtgtgtgtgtgcgttaGTGACGAGCGTTTGCAGCGATTTGTAACTTATATAAGCCAGATTTATGAATAATTGTAGAACTGTCACGGCTGATGGTTGCTATTCAACTGATTTCGCTTATCACCAGGCAAAATTACATCACGTTCGTATCGAAAAAGCAGGCAATTATAtgaaaaaagccaaaaaccacacacacacacacagaaaaaCACATGGGAACTCACGCACACAGATGAGATCACTTACCGTGCGAAAAAAGCGCATGTATCGTGGCAATTACTGACAGATTAGAATTCCCTCTTTTCCGAAGCGAAAATAATGTAATTATACCATATTGTTAAGCTTTATTATTCTGGAAGAGTCGccgccttttttttatttattttttttttatttttgcctcggcaacggcaacaacaacaaggcacaaaaacaaatgctCGAAGGTTCGGAGACTATCGGTTAGTCAGCTGTGCGGCAACTATCGGTTGGGTTAGAGATGGCCCATCTTAATCCGCCCACTAGAGATggtattttcaaatattttttataaaatagtttatttttgttttttaatttataaaaattggttGGATTAACGACATATATATCTTTATTTTACATATAACAAATTTGTGTTTGTGTACGTgtttaaacaacaacaaaaagcaCGATCAAAATACGCTCTACAAATATAACAAATGGGCACTGTTGGCGTTACACTGTGAttagtttataaaaaaaggttcctacacagagagaaatatattcgaattattttaaaattctaataCATGTGtttcaaaaagaaaacaaatttcttttaattttcgttACAAATTCTAGATATGTTTAGTtttgaaaaagtaaaaaatttaaattggaatctctgttgtttttttttctctctgtaaTCTTGTGTAGGCCCTCACGGAATCCTTATCAGACATCTATGTTGTCCAGGACATTGTCGATTAGTCCTATTACTTTCTGGCGAAACCTACGGTTCTGCTTGCCGCTCATCTCCTTGAGATACGGATGCAGGCTGATCAGGAAGGAGTAGTCCGCATCCGGCGAGGGTAGGGGCAGTGGCATAGGCAGTGATCCTGCGCCCGCTCCTGTCCCGGATCCAGCTCCAGTGCCGCCCAGAGCCGACAGTCCCGGTGCGGATAGTTTGGTGGCAGTGACTCCGGAGGTGCTACTGCCCTTGATCCAATGCGCCAGATCCGTCCAGTCCATGTGACTGCCCAGGGCGGTGGCCGGAACGGTGACCAGCGACTGATGGTTGACCATTTTGTCCTGGCCGGGGGACTGGGATtgcgactgctgctgctgctgctccaccTTAATGGCCTGCAGGCGGACGGGCAGGCAGGAGGTGGGTGGGGTGGCTCCTGCTGCCGGATCTGTCGATGGTGGTGGCAGGTCCTTCTCCTCCATCTCGGACACCTGGACATCCAGTGGCATTTCCTCCTCCACACTCTCTTTGGTCTGCTCCTCCTCGGCATCCTCGATTTCCGCTTCCGGTTCCGGCATCAGGACGCTGCCCGGCTTGCGGAGCACCATGCCGGctgtggtggtgctggtggtggtggtgatgcCACCTGTAGTGCCCCCAGGGCCGACTTGTTGCTTGTGACAGGACCGGGACTTGGTGTAGGGAATGAGAAACTGCAGGTACTTGGACAGGTAGTACTTCCGCTTGCCGCGTCCGGTCTGTGTTCCGGCCAGTTTCAGGGATCGCAGGAAGCTGCTCCTGATCGTGCGCCATCGTTCGCGGCAATTTCGAACTGGAAATTGTAAGGAAatatcataaaatataatatatatcgaTTTTTAGGTTATAAACAGTGCTTGCAGTGCATGTTCGTTCATGTTTGTTTACATTGCATGAAAAGAACCGTTAGCCCGCGCAAAACAAACCATTCTAACGGTAAaagtttcagtttttgttttgaaaatattataaaatataataatatatcgAAAATAATCAGAAATATATCGATTTCTAGGTTATGTTTGTGTTTCCAATGCATGTTCGTACATGTTTGTTTACATATTCGCATATGATGCACCGTTAACCCTAGCCAAAACAAAGCATTCTAACGGTAAAAGTTAGCGAAGGATGACTGTGTGCGGCAATTGCTGAAAACTTAATTGGCTGCAGTAACGGTAAAGGGGAGGTGGCTgaagggaaaaaaaaaacaaaacaatagtaaaagcaaaaaaaaacaaaaacaatatcTAATAGCATGCAAACACGGTGCGACACAGTGACACAcctacaaacacacacacacacatatatatagtGGGGGAATTGCATTTGCGAAtcgcaaacacacacacacacacacacacacacacatacaaatACATAAAAAGCTTGCATCATAGACGCACACACAAACGCACACGAAATGAGCACGCAATTGGCAAGAAGAGGACGAGGCAAAAGAAgcacaaaaatgaaaatgaaaatgcgcGATTAGAAGAgaaagaaagtttttttggTTGTTACCTGTGTCCTTGCTCTCGTTGGCCACATGCTGCCACGCCCGCTGCACCTCCTCCTTTTTGCTATATCCTGGACTTGTGTAATTCCACAGACTCGGCTGACTCTCCACAAGTTGCACGAAGCGGACGTTGAAAACGGGATCGTCCTTGCGGGCCATTGCGCCCCAGCAcatccctctctctctctctctctctctctagcTTTTCTCTCTTTGGCTCTCTTTATTCCTCCGCTTGCTTCCGCTCTCGCGAAATCAAAATTCCGCGCCAGAGCTCGCCGAAAACGGTAAATCACGCACGCAGGGTCGGCGGCTGGGGGGGATCGCTTACAGATTACACAGTAACAACTGGCCGCAGCGGCGGCGCAACGAAAACTGAGCGTGAAAAACCGACTGGCGCAAAAAAGCTGCAGCGCAAACACTTTATGCTGTTCGCAAAAGTGCAGCAGCCAGCAGGAGTGACAGGTATTGACGAGAAGATACCCTGGATATGGGTTATAAACTATCGATATCCCTACAAATACGGTAAATTTTCAAGGGCGTAGCTAGAAATTGTAGCTGGGGGTCTCCGCTCTCATAAAATTACAGAGGagtaaaatgtatttattctTAAAAACTTAATAATTTCCCATTATTCTCTTTAAGAATATATCCAACTAATATACCCTTTTTGAAAATTCAACTACAGGGTATTTAAAAAGCAACATCAAACAACAGCTGCTGCGGTGCAATAAAATTGTATAAGCAATGCAATTCAAATGCAGCACTTGCCACACTCACTTGTGTGAGTGCATTgctatttttttgtgtgtatgtAATTTaaaagctttggcaacaatgACGTCACACGCTGCATTTGTTGCACGCGAATCGACGTATGTACATACAAGACAAAAATTGAGGCTAAAGAGTTTAGAAATAATTTGCATATTAACTATTTCAATTCTGTTGTCTTCATGTGCGTGGATTTTTTAGGTcagattttattatttaatgatCAGACGCAAGTTTTCTTGGGAAAAACTAAATTATTTGATTggttattattaaataataacatATTTATACCTTAAGAAGTCTGAATTAAAGCAATTAGATTTGATTACATAAGATAAGCTTTGATTGAgtttcatatttttaggaaaatttttttcaatttgaaaaataataaatttaaattaataatataactatagctttgtTTTATTCTCAGTGCATAAACAATCGATATATATTCTTTACAcgatgttttttaaatatcgaTAAAAGAATCAAACTTAAACGCTTTCCAACACTGCAGCGGGTCGCATATGTAACCGCTGTgaattatttcttattttccaAAGAAACTGCCTCAAAACTGAATTAAAACCATGGCAGCGAGTGGAAAAGCGTTGCTGGGCTCGAGCCTCTGCCAAAAACTCACCCAGGTAGGTTAAGATCTGCAGTTCATCGGCAAAGAAACACTAAAAACATCCGCTTACTTTCAGTTCACGAGGAACCTGTACTCGCAACCGGCACTCCTATCCAGTTTCCGTTCCTCTC
Encoded here:
- the LOC6503577 gene encoding atypical kinase COQ8B, mitochondrial translates to MSRSAQDVAAVLRGLRLVAEACGREHLNQGRHLWSNSSVRELIASNVIETSESLKRSGQQPTEELKKLQQALQETGERGYVVAKGICSLLETQIRSTQKEFSTKITESPTTPAPAAYRDPVQRSSSSPKVVRPDLDAANLDISSITLQEFEEILSKRNKNRSVSLRTAATKTSQQNQPDMDREREKADQQPDQKPKKGGPGDPGIITKDTQYVDNVMRFVAGAQPDGKPATKSDDTVQELSQVAKQRKVPSSRLGRMASFGGLFAGLGIGTLNELTKGALGLGGSTNMREAFLSPANAERIVDTLCKVRGAALKIGQILSIQDSSVVSPQLAKAFERVRQAADYMPDWQVERVMNTQLGADWRGKLQKFEEKPFAAASIGQVHRATLLDGMEVAIKIQYPGVAQSIESDIDNLVGMLKVWDVFPQGFFIDNVVRVAKRELQWEVDYAREAEYTEKFRQMIAPYPEYYVPRVIRELTTSSVLTTEYVPGVPLDKCFDLSYEHRQHIAVSVLKLCLRELFEIECMQTDPNWSNFLYDAPSKRLMLIDFGSTRFYRHEFIRNYRQVIISASENNRQGVLEMSRQMGFLTGYETKQMEQAHVDAVMILGEIFRYDGDFDFGKQNTTERLAALVPTMVAHRLCPPPEEIYSIHRKLSGIFLLCARLNVRMNCVPLYKEIILGKFKD
- the LOC6503576 gene encoding FAD synthase isoform X2, with amino-acid sequence MPSVAATTTATSIAAQIADNPVKIAHKCLHLPGRTMSSDVNGCGHCPVVPIISDPDRRRIQVLQDTAFSFFTETLHRYGVEELIFCFNGGKDCTVLLDLLMSYLRQECISSQEIPMLYIKSGDSFPEIDDFVASCIRNYRVRLVEYDGSLKEALTHMQEDMPKIKAVFVGSRNTDPYCQNLAPMQPTDSDWPPMMRLNPLLEWTYHDVWHYIHINSVPYCSLYDRGYTSIGNRSNTVPNPHLRRTTAADSCGCSGVCNSIPATTSQPSTTTGSYRPAWELADPKQERAGRLPRK
- the LOC6503576 gene encoding FAD synthase isoform X1, which translates into the protein MRFFRTLVTSLPRRAPPARRGHPIHRAITITMPSVAATTTATSIAAQIADNPVKIAHKCLHLPGRTMSSDVNGCGHCPVVPIISDPDRRRIQVLQDTAFSFFTETLHRYGVEELIFCFNGGKDCTVLLDLLMSYLRQECISSQEIPMLYIKSGDSFPEIDDFVASCIRNYRVRLVEYDGSLKEALTHMQEDMPKIKAVFVGSRNTDPYCQNLAPMQPTDSDWPPMMRLNPLLEWTYHDVWHYIHINSVPYCSLYDRGYTSIGNRSNTVPNPHLRRTTAADSCGCSGVCNSIPATTSQPSTTTGSYRPAWELADPKQERAGRLPRK
- the LOC6503575 gene encoding uncharacterized protein LOC6503575; translated protein: MCWGAMARKDDPVFNVRFVQLVESQPSLWNYTSPGYSKKEEVQRAWQHVANESKDTVRNCRERWRTIRSSFLRSLKLAGTQTGRGKRKYYLSKYLQFLIPYTKSRSCHKQQVGPGGTTGGITTTTSTTTAGMVLRKPGSVLMPEPEAEIEDAEEEQTKESVEEEMPLDVQVSEMEEKDLPPPSTDPAAGATPPTSCLPVRLQAIKVEQQQQQSQSQSPGQDKMVNHQSLVTVPATALGSHMDWTDLAHWIKGSSTSGVTATKLSAPGLSALGGTGAGSGTGAGAGSLPMPLPLPSPDADYSFLISLHPYLKEMSGKQNRRFRQKVIGLIDNVLDNIDV